The sequence below is a genomic window from Rhodococcus sp. 4CII.
CCCCGGGTCCGGGAACTGCTTCAGAACACGGTGATGCTGGTCGTGGTGACCGTGCCGATCTGCGTCGTCGTCGGTGTAGCGGCCGCCTGGCTGGTCGAGCGCACCCGGCTGTTCGGCGCGAAGGCGTGGGCCGTCCTCCTCGCGGCGCCCCTGGCCGTTCCGGCGTTCGTCAACAGCTATTCGTGGGTGACGGCAGTACCGTCGCTCGGCGGGCTGTTCGGCGGCGTCCTCATCGCGACCCTGTCCTACTTCCCGCTCGTGTACATCCCGGCGGCCGCGACGTTGCGCCGGTTGGATCCGGCCGTGGAAGAGTCCGCACGCGCCCTGGGCGCCGGCCCCGTGGTGGTCTTCTGCCGGGTCGTGGTTCCGCAGCTGCGGCTGGCTATCGCCGGCGGCGCTCTGCTGGTGTCGCTGCACCTGCTCGCCGAGTACGGCGCGTTCGTCTTCATCCGGTTCGACACGTTCACCACGGCGATCTTCGAGCAGTACCAGTCGACGTTCAACGGCTCCGCCGCGACCATGCTCGCCGGGGTCCTTGTGCTGTTGTGCCTGACCCTGCTGGTGATCGAATCGGTCGTCCGCGGTAGCGCCCGGTACGCCCGGATCGGGTCGGGTGCGGCCCGCCGGGCCGTGCCGGCCGAACTCGGCTGGCGGTATTCGCCGATCGCCTTGTTGTTCCTCGGGATGCTGATCGCGGCGTCGGTCGGTGTACCACTGGTCAGTGTTGCGCGGTGGCTGGTCATCGGCGGCTCCGCGGTGTGGAAGCTCGACGCTGTCTCGGCCGCGCTGGGGCAGACTCTCGGGTTCGGCATCGCCGGTGCCGTGGTGACGTGTGTGCTCGCGTTCCCGATCGCCTGGATTTCGATTCGTCACCGCGGACGCCTCAGCCGTGTCCTCGAGGGCGGTACCTACATCTCCAGCTCGTTGCCGGGCATCGTGGTGGCCCTCGCCTTCGTCACGGTCACCATCCGGTATCTACATCCGCTCTACCAGACGGTGACCGTGGTGATCGCGGCCTACGCGCTGCTGTTCCTGCCGCGTGCCCTGGTGAACTTGCGAGCCGGACTCGCGCAGGCCCCCGTCGGGCTCGAGGAGACGGCGCAGTCGCTGGGTGTTTCGCCGTGGGCGGCGTTCGTCCGGGTGACGCTGCGACTGGCCGCGCCGGCGACCGCGGCGGGTGGGGCGCTGGTGTTCCTGGGCATCGTCAACGAGTTGACCGCCACCCTGCTGCTGGCGCCCACCGGTACCCGCACCCTGTCCATGCAGTTCTGGTCATTGAGCAGTGAGATCGACTATGCCGGCGCCGCACCGTATGCGCTGATCATGATCGTGATGTCGTTGCCCATGACCTATGTGCTCTTCACCCAGTCGAAAAAGGTTGCCGGACTATGACATACGCACTCGAAGTGGAGGGGGTCGACAAGTCGTTCGGTGCCGCGCCGGTCCTGCGGCATGTGGGGTTCACCGTCGAGGCGGGATCCACGACCGCCATCCTGGGCCCCTCCGGCTGCGGCAAGACCACCCTGCTCCGCCTGATCGCCGGGTTCGAGAGGCCGGACGCCGGCACCATCACCCTGGCCGGGCGGAAGGTCGCCGGTGGCGGGTGGACACCCGCGCACCGCCGGTCCGTGGGCTACGTGGCGCAGGACGGGGCGCTGTTCCCGCACACCACCGTCGGCGCGAACGTCGGGTTCGGGCTCCCGCGGAAGGCGCGCACCCGTTCGAAGATCGCCGAGCTCCTCGACATGGTGTCACTGGACCCCTCGTACGCCTCACGGCGGCCCGACCAGCTGTCGGGCGGGCAGCAGCAGCGCGTGGCGCTCGCGCGGGCGTTGGCGCGGGAACCGGAACTCATGCTGCTCGACGAACCGTTCTCCGCCCTCGACGCCGGCCTGCGGGCCAACACCCGAAGAATCGTCGCCGACATCCTCGCGAAAGCCGGCATCACCACCATCCTCGTCACACATGATCAGCCCGAGGCGCTCTCGTTCGCCGACCGGGTCGCGGTGATGAGCGCGGGCAGGCTCGCCCAGATCGGCACGCCCCGGGAAATCTATTCCACCCCCGTCGACGTCCCCACCGCGGAGTTCATCGGCGACGCCGTCGTCCTGGCGGCCCACGTCGACGGGCAGCGCGCCACGTGTGCGCTCGGGGACGTCGCCGTTGCCGCCAACGGCATCCACGGCGACGCGCGAGTCATGCTGAGGCCGGAGCAGATCGAGGTGACCACGGACGGTGCGGGGGTAGCCGGGACGGTCGTCGATGTCGAGTATCTCGGATCGGAGATGATGCTGGGCATCCGTCTCGACACCGAGGACGGAGTCGGTTCCGAGCGGGTCACCGTGCGCCGATTCGGTGCCACCGCTCTATCGCCCGGGGACCGGGTCGGCATCCGCGTGCTCGGTAGGGGTGTTGTCTACCAAACGTCCAGACCTCAATGATCTGTGCGCGGCCGGGAGGAAACCCTGCCCCGGTCGGGGTTCGCCCGATCTCGATGTCGATCATGCGACCATCCTGTCAATGAACCATGCGGTAATGCCGTCGAACGACGCCTGCGGAAATCTGCCCGGTCGTTGCCGCGGACACCGATTCGGGTCCCACCGGATACCGGTCCCTACGGGTCCGCGACACCCTGTTCTGACCACTTCGTCCACGCCGTTACCTCGATGGAAGTAACAGCTGTTACATTTTTCTTCGTGACAGATATACATGATGGTGGTGTGCGGTGGCTGGTACTCGCCGTGCGCGTGCCGGCCGAGCCGTCGCGGCACCGGGTGGCGGTATGGCGGGAGCTGCGCCGGGTGGGGGCGTTGCAAATCGGGCAAGGCGTGTGGGTGGTGCCCGATGTGCCGGTGTTCGCCGACGGGGTCGCGCGCGTGGCCGAGCTCGCCCGCCGCGGGGAGGGCGAGGTGCTGGTGCTGGACGCGACCGGACGCGCGAACGCCGATGGGGTGCGGCTGGAGGAGCTGTTCACCGCCGAGCGGGCCGAGGAATGGGCCGAGTTCCTCGCCGACTGCGCCCGGTTCGACGCCGAGATCGACAAGGAGATCGGCAAGGCCAAATTCACCCTGGCAGAGCTCGAGGAGGAAGAGCAGAGCCTGGAGCGGCTGCGGCGCTGGCATCGCGATATCAAGGCCCGCGACGTGTTCGGCGCCGCGGCCGTCGCCGCGGCCGATCAGCAGCTCGAGCTCTGCGCCGACCGGTTGGCCGACTACACCGAGCGGGTCTTTTCGGCCCTGCACCAGATGTGACGGCGGAGGACACCGTCGTGCGCGTGGATACGCGAATCTTCCTCGGTATCAACGATTTCGCCGGCGGTACCCCGTGGCTGCTCACGCTCGCCGACCGCACGCCGCTGCGCATCCTGCTCACGCCGGCCCCGCTCGCCGAACTTG
It includes:
- a CDS encoding iron ABC transporter permease is translated as MPFPLAAVAVIVVAAALLPLGYVIAASIDTGWDTASALLFRPRVRELLQNTVMLVVVTVPICVVVGVAAAWLVERTRLFGAKAWAVLLAAPLAVPAFVNSYSWVTAVPSLGGLFGGVLIATLSYFPLVYIPAAATLRRLDPAVEESARALGAGPVVVFCRVVVPQLRLAIAGGALLVSLHLLAEYGAFVFIRFDTFTTAIFEQYQSTFNGSAATMLAGVLVLLCLTLLVIESVVRGSARYARIGSGAARRAVPAELGWRYSPIALLFLGMLIAASVGVPLVSVARWLVIGGSAVWKLDAVSAALGQTLGFGIAGAVVTCVLAFPIAWISIRHRGRLSRVLEGGTYISSSLPGIVVALAFVTVTIRYLHPLYQTVTVVIAAYALLFLPRALVNLRAGLAQAPVGLEETAQSLGVSPWAAFVRVTLRLAAPATAAGGALVFLGIVNELTATLLLAPTGTRTLSMQFWSLSSEIDYAGAAPYALIMIVMSLPMTYVLFTQSKKVAGL
- a CDS encoding ABC transporter ATP-binding protein, with translation MTYALEVEGVDKSFGAAPVLRHVGFTVEAGSTTAILGPSGCGKTTLLRLIAGFERPDAGTITLAGRKVAGGGWTPAHRRSVGYVAQDGALFPHTTVGANVGFGLPRKARTRSKIAELLDMVSLDPSYASRRPDQLSGGQQQRVALARALAREPELMLLDEPFSALDAGLRANTRRIVADILAKAGITTILVTHDQPEALSFADRVAVMSAGRLAQIGTPREIYSTPVDVPTAEFIGDAVVLAAHVDGQRATCALGDVAVAANGIHGDARVMLRPEQIEVTTDGAGVAGTVVDVEYLGSEMMLGIRLDTEDGVGSERVTVRRFGATALSPGDRVGIRVLGRGVVYQTSRPQ
- a CDS encoding Chromate resistance protein ChrB, whose amino-acid sequence is MTDIHDGGVRWLVLAVRVPAEPSRHRVAVWRELRRVGALQIGQGVWVVPDVPVFADGVARVAELARRGEGEVLVLDATGRANADGVRLEELFTAERAEEWAEFLADCARFDAEIDKEIGKAKFTLAELEEEEQSLERLRRWHRDIKARDVFGAAAVAAADQQLELCADRLADYTERVFSALHQM